In Actinomyces weissii, a genomic segment contains:
- a CDS encoding YegP family protein, whose protein sequence is MAGKFEIYEDSAGKFRFRLKAGNGEVVATSQAYETKAAAVKGTKAVQRAAADATTKDLTEQP, encoded by the coding sequence ATGGCGGGCAAGTTCGAGATCTACGAGGACAGTGCAGGCAAGTTCCGCTTCCGTCTCAAGGCGGGCAATGGTGAGGTGGTGGCTACCAGCCAGGCATATGAGACCAAGGCCGCGGCTGTCAAAGGCACCAAAGCGGTACAGCGGGCGGCCGCAGACGCTACTACCAAGGACCTGACCGAGCAGCCCTGA
- the nhaA gene encoding Na+/H+ antiporter NhaA — MSNSKQPQSPRTQQALPRPSWVEISHVNEILRQETTGGILLTIATFFALAWANLAPGSYEALRETHVGPASLHLNLSLGHWAADGLLAVFFFLAGLELKHELVAGSLRSPGKAALPVVAAVGGMAVPALLFTAINWHADGAALQGWAIPTATDIAFALAVLAVVGTQLPAGLRTFLLTLAVVDDLLAIIVIAVFYTHDLRPELLLAALVPIVCFAAVVRRRRTTWWLLLPLAFAAWALVHASGIHATVAGVLLGFTVPVLREGTTGVRDVAHDLEHRWRPISAGIAVPLFAFFAAGVTIGGWGRLGTALTDPVALGVIAGLVVGKTVGILSTTWMMARFTRAQLDPELSWLDVAGVSVLAGIGFTVSLLIGDLAYGGASERAEVVKIAVLVASLTAATLAAVVLGARNRVYRRINAADAVDADADGVPDVYETEAQA; from the coding sequence ATGAGCAACAGCAAGCAGCCCCAGTCCCCCCGCACCCAGCAGGCCCTCCCCCGCCCCTCCTGGGTGGAGATCTCCCACGTCAACGAGATTCTCCGGCAGGAGACCACCGGCGGCATCCTGCTTACCATTGCCACGTTCTTCGCCCTGGCCTGGGCCAACCTGGCCCCCGGAAGCTATGAGGCGCTGCGGGAGACCCATGTTGGTCCCGCGTCACTGCACCTGAACCTCTCCCTGGGCCACTGGGCGGCCGACGGGCTGCTGGCCGTGTTCTTCTTCCTGGCCGGGCTGGAGCTCAAGCACGAGCTGGTGGCCGGGTCGCTACGCTCCCCCGGCAAGGCGGCGCTACCGGTTGTCGCCGCCGTCGGTGGCATGGCGGTGCCCGCACTGCTGTTCACCGCCATCAACTGGCACGCCGACGGCGCTGCCCTGCAGGGGTGGGCGATCCCCACCGCCACTGACATCGCCTTCGCCCTGGCGGTCCTGGCGGTAGTCGGCACCCAGCTGCCGGCGGGGCTGCGCACCTTCCTGCTCACGCTGGCCGTCGTCGACGACCTGCTGGCGATCATCGTGATCGCGGTGTTCTACACGCACGACCTGCGCCCCGAGCTGCTCCTGGCGGCCCTGGTACCCATCGTGTGCTTCGCGGCCGTGGTACGGCGTCGCCGCACCACCTGGTGGCTGCTGCTGCCCCTGGCCTTCGCAGCCTGGGCGCTGGTGCACGCCTCCGGGATCCACGCGACCGTGGCCGGGGTCCTGCTCGGTTTCACGGTCCCGGTCCTGCGGGAGGGCACCACGGGGGTGCGCGACGTGGCCCACGACCTGGAGCACCGCTGGCGCCCGATCTCCGCAGGGATCGCGGTGCCCCTGTTCGCCTTCTTCGCGGCGGGGGTCACGATCGGCGGCTGGGGGCGTCTCGGCACCGCCCTGACCGACCCGGTGGCCCTCGGGGTGATCGCGGGCCTGGTGGTCGGCAAGACCGTGGGGATCCTGTCCACCACCTGGATGATGGCCCGCTTTACCAGGGCCCAGCTGGACCCCGAGCTGTCCTGGCTCGACGTGGCCGGGGTGTCGGTGCTGGCCGGGATCGGCTTCACCGTGTCCCTGCTGATCGGGGACCTGGCCTACGGCGGCGCCAGCGAGCGGGCGGAGGTGGTCAAGATCGCCGTCCTGGTGGCCTCCCTGACGGCGGCGACCCTGGCGGCCGTGGTGCTGGGCGCACGCAACCGCGTCTACCGCCGTATCAACGCCGCCGACGCCGTTGACGCTGACGCGGACGGCGTGCCCGACGTCTACGAGACCGAGGCGCAGGCCTGA
- a CDS encoding pyrimidine dimer DNA glycosylase/endonuclease V: MRLWSLDPALLDRAALVACWREALLAQKVLQGRTKGYRNHPQLERFKATSDPASHIAAFLCGLQREATARGYRFNRELIAADPAPAGSLTVTTGQLELELAHLRQKVTVREPQWLPRLTGAAPHPLFRVVDGPVASWERRPLTPEPGP; the protein is encoded by the coding sequence ATGAGGCTTTGGAGCCTGGACCCGGCGCTGCTGGACCGTGCCGCGCTGGTCGCCTGCTGGCGTGAGGCCCTGCTTGCCCAGAAGGTCCTCCAGGGCCGGACCAAGGGCTACCGCAACCACCCCCAGCTGGAGCGGTTCAAGGCCACCAGCGACCCCGCCTCCCATATCGCGGCCTTCCTCTGTGGCCTGCAGCGGGAGGCCACCGCCCGCGGCTACCGCTTTAACCGGGAGCTGATCGCCGCCGACCCCGCCCCGGCAGGCTCCCTGACCGTCACCACCGGCCAGCTGGAGCTGGAGCTGGCCCACCTGCGGCAGAAGGTCACCGTCCGTGAGCCCCAGTGGCTGCCCCGCCTGACCGGTGCCGCCCCACACCCCCTGTTCCGGGTGGTGGACGGCCCTGTGGCCAGCTGGGAACGCAGACCGCTCACGCCCGAGCCGGGTCCCTGA
- a CDS encoding class I SAM-dependent methyltransferase yields MSPSDVIASATPFNDARLAVIYDVDNPAGADHDFYRALAAETGARSIVDLGCGTGILTVTLAAPGRRVLGIDPAPAMLERAHSRPGGDAVEWVTGTANQIPPGLADLVVMTGNVAMHIVGDAWPQTLAAIAAGLRPGGVLAFETRNPVARAWEGWQAAPAVRQTPVGAVRESLTTTPPDADGIVVMTYRNEMLDDGDVLAGEQRLQFRSHEQLRADLCAAGLQVEATYGDWGRTPFSGGPDQRLMVLVARRPVD; encoded by the coding sequence ATGAGCCCCAGCGACGTCATCGCCAGCGCCACGCCTTTCAACGACGCACGTCTTGCCGTCATCTACGACGTCGACAACCCGGCGGGAGCAGACCACGACTTCTACCGGGCGCTGGCCGCCGAGACCGGGGCCCGCAGCATCGTCGACCTGGGCTGCGGGACGGGCATCCTCACGGTGACGCTGGCGGCCCCGGGCCGACGCGTACTCGGTATCGACCCGGCCCCAGCCATGCTGGAGCGCGCACACTCACGCCCCGGCGGGGACGCCGTCGAGTGGGTGACAGGCACCGCCAACCAGATCCCGCCGGGCCTAGCCGACCTGGTGGTCATGACCGGCAACGTCGCCATGCACATCGTCGGAGATGCCTGGCCCCAGACCCTGGCGGCGATCGCCGCCGGGCTACGGCCAGGTGGGGTACTTGCCTTTGAGACGCGCAATCCCGTAGCGCGGGCGTGGGAAGGCTGGCAGGCCGCCCCCGCAGTGCGACAGACCCCCGTGGGCGCGGTACGGGAGTCGCTGACCACCACCCCTCCGGACGCCGACGGGATAGTGGTCATGACCTACCGCAACGAGATGCTGGACGACGGTGACGTCCTGGCGGGCGAGCAGCGCCTCCAGTTCCGCAGCCACGAGCAGCTGCGGGCAGACCTCTGCGCAGCCGGGCTGCAGGTAGAGGCAACCTACGGTGACTGGGGGCGCACCCCGTTCAGCGGCGGCCCGGACCAGCGGCTCATGGTCCTGGTGGCCCGGCGGCCGGTGGACTGA
- a CDS encoding DUF4256 domain-containing protein, whose protein sequence is MIDVLRTRFVAHPHRHVGVRWEQVAERLAEHPEALRSLERLEASGGEPDVVGIDEQSGVLTFYDCSVESPAGRRSLCLDEEALRGRKRNPPRGSAAGEATAAGVRLMGEDEYHHLQRLGEFDLRTSTWLATPPAVRTLGGALFGDRRYGRVFIYHNGADSYYASRGWRGVLEV, encoded by the coding sequence ATGATTGACGTCCTGCGCACACGTTTCGTCGCCCACCCGCACCGTCACGTCGGAGTGCGGTGGGAGCAGGTGGCAGAACGCCTGGCGGAGCATCCCGAGGCGCTGCGCTCCTTGGAGCGTCTAGAGGCCTCCGGCGGTGAGCCCGACGTCGTCGGCATTGACGAGCAGTCCGGCGTCCTCACCTTCTATGACTGCTCGGTGGAGTCGCCTGCGGGCAGACGGAGCCTGTGCCTCGACGAGGAGGCCCTGCGCGGGAGAAAGCGAAACCCGCCTCGGGGCAGCGCTGCTGGCGAGGCTACGGCAGCCGGGGTGCGACTCATGGGAGAAGACGAGTACCACCACCTGCAGCGCCTAGGCGAGTTCGACCTGAGGACCTCGACGTGGCTCGCCACTCCCCCGGCAGTGCGGACGCTGGGTGGGGCACTGTTCGGTGACCGACGCTACGGGCGGGTGTTCATCTATCACAACGGCGCAGACTCGTACTACGCCTCCCGCGGGTGGAGGGGCGTGCTGGAGGTGTAA
- a CDS encoding MT-A70 family methyltransferase, translating into MTFPAEPLRDNFDVAPLPHVDGGFKTVLADPPWRFQNRTGKVAPEHRRLDRYSTMSLEEIKALPVADVTTKNAHLYLWVPNALLPEGLAVMEAWGFRYVSNLVWAKRRKDGGPDGRGVGFYFRNVTELILFGVRGSMRTLAPARRQVNMIETRKREHSRKPDEQYGLIESCSPGPFLEMFARHPREGWSVWGDESAEDVVPRGKTYRGYAGGPLLVPALKPHERLTPENQVVIGNKLRAEYEAGASIREISDQTGYSITRVRTLLSGVGVEFREAGKH; encoded by the coding sequence ATGACCTTTCCTGCTGAACCACTGCGCGATAACTTTGATGTAGCGCCCCTTCCTCATGTTGATGGCGGTTTCAAGACCGTCCTGGCGGACCCCCCGTGGCGTTTTCAAAACCGCACAGGGAAGGTTGCTCCCGAGCATCGTCGCCTTGATCGCTACTCAACTATGAGCCTGGAAGAGATTAAGGCGCTCCCTGTTGCGGATGTGACAACTAAAAATGCTCACCTCTACCTCTGGGTTCCGAACGCGCTGCTTCCCGAGGGGCTGGCTGTTATGGAGGCTTGGGGTTTCCGATATGTCTCAAACCTAGTTTGGGCGAAGCGTCGAAAAGATGGGGGTCCTGATGGCCGCGGGGTGGGCTTCTATTTCCGTAACGTCACCGAACTAATCCTTTTTGGGGTGCGGGGTTCTATGCGCACACTTGCTCCAGCGCGTCGTCAAGTCAATATGATCGAAACGCGAAAACGTGAGCACTCGCGTAAGCCAGACGAGCAATACGGCCTCATTGAATCCTGTTCTCCCGGCCCATTTCTTGAAATGTTTGCGCGCCACCCACGTGAAGGTTGGTCGGTCTGGGGGGATGAGTCTGCAGAGGATGTTGTGCCGCGCGGAAAGACTTATCGGGGTTACGCGGGGGGGCCGCTTCTCGTACCGGCATTGAAGCCGCATGAGCGCCTGACTCCTGAGAATCAAGTGGTTATCGGCAACAAGCTGCGTGCAGAGTATGAGGCTGGTGCCAGCATTCGTGAGATCAGCGATCAAACCGGATATTCGATCACGCGTGTACGCACTCTTCTTAGTGGTGTGGGGGTTGAGTTTCGAGAGGCTGGTAAGCACTGA
- a CDS encoding BglII/BstYI family type II restriction endonuclease: MTGAVSSTDMEQLPGAVCDPQVVFPSGYKYGVTRYADLILRDAFPQKYVDIVGNLEDFYIDYAEDIKAGGGSRARHTARHDDGLTQRGWSKHNVTIEKLVDGVPVYRVRNHEIDVFTMGDDGGYPGIADEMEWNNKDPFFHRDLNNFQALHREGVIAVGVIVTRGPRLQELLEFLGAAGEYPKTKYGKATTHWNKLTPMIDMGGGGECPLLCVGIEPEKVRGLPMDILKGFTFSDGTQLQSTSEA, translated from the coding sequence ATGACCGGGGCTGTATCGAGTACCGACATGGAGCAACTTCCAGGTGCAGTGTGCGATCCGCAGGTGGTGTTCCCCTCTGGTTACAAGTATGGCGTCACACGCTATGCTGACCTGATTCTACGCGACGCGTTCCCTCAAAAGTATGTCGACATCGTAGGTAATCTGGAGGACTTTTATATTGACTACGCAGAGGACATCAAAGCGGGTGGCGGCTCTCGTGCACGGCACACCGCACGCCACGATGATGGGCTAACGCAACGCGGGTGGTCTAAGCACAATGTGACGATAGAAAAGCTCGTCGATGGTGTGCCTGTATATCGTGTACGCAACCACGAGATTGACGTCTTTACCATGGGGGATGATGGGGGTTATCCCGGCATCGCCGACGAGATGGAGTGGAATAACAAGGATCCATTTTTTCATAGAGACCTCAACAACTTTCAGGCGTTACACCGGGAAGGTGTCATTGCTGTCGGGGTCATCGTAACGAGGGGGCCTCGTTTGCAGGAGCTTCTGGAGTTCCTGGGTGCTGCTGGTGAGTATCCAAAGACGAAGTACGGTAAGGCAACGACTCACTGGAACAAGTTGACGCCCATGATTGACATGGGTGGTGGTGGAGAGTGTCCACTGCTGTGTGTAGGCATTGAACCCGAGAAGGTGCGCGGACTTCCGATGGATATTCTAAAAGGATTTACATTTTCTGACGGCACGCAACTTCAGTCGACTAGTGAGGCTTGA
- the ychF gene encoding redox-regulated ATPase YchF codes for MALTIGIVGLPNVGKSTLFNALTRATVLAANYPFATIEPNVGIVPLPDPRLDQLAELFHSVRTVPATVSFVDIAGIVRGASEGEGLGNQFLANIREADAICMVTRAFDDPDVVHVDGKVEPASDIETIATELVLADIQTLEKALPRLEKEVRGKKTDPAVLETARAALAVLEEGTLLSAVAERKGLDAEVLRSFQLMTTKPFIYVFNMDDAGMNDSAKQARLRELVAPAEAIFLDAQFEAELVELEPQEAAEMLHENGQEESGLDKLARVGFDTLGLQTYLTAGEKEARAWTIRKGWTAPQAAGVIHTDFERGFIKAEVIGFDELMEQGGIAQARAHGKMRMEGKDYVMQDGDVVEFRSGLTSGGKK; via the coding sequence GTGGCTCTTACCATCGGAATCGTCGGACTGCCCAACGTCGGCAAGTCCACCTTGTTCAACGCCCTCACCCGCGCGACCGTGCTCGCGGCGAACTACCCCTTCGCCACCATCGAGCCGAATGTCGGCATCGTGCCGCTGCCGGACCCCCGGCTGGACCAGCTGGCCGAGCTCTTCCACTCGGTCCGCACGGTGCCCGCGACGGTCTCCTTCGTGGACATCGCCGGGATCGTGCGCGGCGCCAGCGAGGGGGAGGGGCTGGGCAACCAGTTCCTGGCCAACATCCGGGAGGCGGACGCGATCTGCATGGTCACGCGCGCTTTTGACGACCCCGACGTCGTGCACGTGGACGGCAAGGTCGAGCCCGCCAGCGACATCGAGACCATCGCGACCGAGCTGGTGCTGGCGGATATCCAGACCCTGGAGAAGGCCCTGCCGCGCCTGGAGAAGGAGGTGCGCGGCAAGAAGACCGACCCCGCGGTGCTGGAGACCGCCAGGGCGGCGCTGGCGGTCCTGGAGGAGGGCACGCTGCTGTCCGCCGTGGCGGAGCGCAAGGGGCTGGACGCGGAGGTGCTGCGCTCCTTCCAGCTGATGACCACCAAGCCCTTTATCTACGTGTTCAACATGGACGACGCCGGTATGAACGACTCCGCCAAGCAGGCCCGGCTGCGTGAGCTGGTGGCCCCGGCGGAGGCAATCTTCCTGGACGCCCAGTTCGAGGCCGAGCTGGTGGAGCTGGAGCCGCAGGAGGCGGCGGAGATGCTGCACGAGAACGGGCAGGAGGAGTCGGGCCTGGACAAGCTGGCGCGGGTCGGTTTCGACACGCTGGGCCTGCAGACCTACCTGACGGCGGGGGAGAAGGAGGCGCGCGCCTGGACGATCCGCAAGGGCTGGACCGCCCCCCAGGCTGCGGGCGTGATCCACACCGACTTTGAGCGGGGCTTCATCAAGGCGGAGGTTATCGGCTTTGACGAGCTCATGGAGCAGGGTGGCATCGCGCAGGCCCGCGCCCACGGCAAGATGCGCATGGAGGGCAAGGACTACGTCATGCAGGACGGCGACGTCGTGGAGTTCAGAAGCGGGCTTACGTCTGGGGGCAAGAAATGA
- a CDS encoding DNA recombination protein RmuC, with product MYSTHTVFPYVLLLLGTVVGVLLGYALAAARASTARVHWRDEVATLRADAAAWQARAEELEERAQLAEERNERDGAVLRVLAPVRAQLEQVGAKVEQMERSRAEQHASLSEQLRSAASAERELSRATTRLEGALRSRSARGLWGEVELARILEASGMLPHIDFLEQKAVGAPGPETGLSRPDVVVRLPGGAHLALDAKVPLDSYLQASASPAGPTATEAEARRQELLQAHAKALRRHVDELAARRYDRSLPSAPELVVLFVPAEPVLAAALEADPTLLEHSLGKGVALTSPASLLALLRTCATAWARAAVNDDAAALLELGRTLYERLSVVAKHIDQLGSALQRSVHAYNRLAGSVESRLLVTARSFTSLAQELPEVQPIDPDSAQLRQLSSPELGLDQAWRA from the coding sequence ATGTACTCCACACACACGGTCTTCCCCTATGTGCTGCTCCTGCTGGGCACGGTGGTGGGGGTGCTGCTGGGTTACGCCCTGGCAGCCGCCCGCGCCAGCACCGCCCGCGTGCACTGGCGTGACGAGGTCGCCACCCTGCGCGCCGACGCCGCCGCCTGGCAGGCCCGGGCGGAGGAGCTGGAGGAGCGCGCCCAGCTGGCGGAGGAGCGCAATGAGCGCGACGGCGCGGTACTGCGCGTCCTGGCACCCGTGCGCGCCCAGCTGGAGCAGGTGGGGGCCAAGGTGGAGCAGATGGAGCGCTCGCGCGCGGAGCAGCACGCCAGCCTCTCCGAGCAGCTGCGCTCGGCCGCCAGCGCGGAGCGGGAGCTGTCCCGGGCCACCACCCGGCTGGAAGGTGCCCTGCGGTCACGCTCTGCCCGCGGCCTGTGGGGAGAGGTGGAGCTGGCGCGGATCCTGGAGGCCTCCGGCATGCTGCCGCACATCGACTTCCTGGAGCAGAAGGCCGTCGGCGCTCCCGGCCCGGAGACGGGACTGTCCCGTCCGGACGTGGTCGTGCGCCTGCCCGGGGGCGCACACCTGGCCCTGGACGCCAAGGTCCCCCTGGACTCCTACCTACAGGCCAGCGCCAGCCCCGCAGGCCCCACCGCCACCGAGGCGGAGGCCCGTCGGCAGGAGCTGCTGCAGGCGCACGCCAAGGCCCTGCGCCGGCACGTGGACGAGCTGGCTGCCCGGCGGTACGACCGCTCCCTACCCTCCGCCCCCGAGCTGGTGGTGCTCTTCGTGCCCGCCGAGCCGGTGCTGGCCGCCGCCCTGGAGGCCGACCCGACGCTGCTGGAGCACTCCCTGGGCAAGGGCGTGGCCCTGACCTCACCCGCCTCTCTGCTGGCGCTCCTGCGCACCTGCGCCACCGCCTGGGCCCGGGCCGCCGTCAACGACGACGCCGCCGCCCTGCTGGAGCTAGGCCGCACGCTCTACGAACGGCTCTCAGTGGTTGCTAAGCATATTGACCAGCTTGGTTCAGCCTTGCAGCGTAGCGTGCACGCCTACAACCGGCTCGCTGGCTCGGTGGAGTCCCGGCTGCTGGTCACCGCCCGGTCCTTCACCTCACTGGCGCAGGAGCTGCCGGAGGTCCAGCCCATAGACCCAGACAGCGCCCAGCTGCGCCAGCTCTCCAGCCCCGAGCTGGGCTTGGACCAGGCTTGGAGGGCTTGA
- a CDS encoding 4-hydroxy-3-methylbut-2-enyl diphosphate reductase — translation MSEAVSVENDAVGPAAGSGKKLLLAAPRGYCAGVDRAVDAVEQALAHYGAPIYVRKEIVHNKYVVEALSKRGAVFVSETDEVPEGERVVFSAHGVSPAVHEQAAARRLATIDATCPLVTKVHKQAVRFAKEDYDIILVGHTGHEEVEGTQGEAPDHIQVVNGPHEVDQVTVRDPHKVVWISQTTLSVDETLETVRLLRERFPHLTDPPGDDICYATQNRQAAVKVLAPRCDVVIVVGSGNSSNSVRLKEVALEAGAGAAHRVDYASEIDPAWLEGARTVGLTSGASVPEILVREVVERLGELGFTDVEEVVTATEKIAFSLPKNLRADLMAASGGVAPEHGRREVRADHTC, via the coding sequence GTGAGTGAAGCTGTCTCAGTCGAGAACGACGCCGTAGGCCCGGCCGCAGGTAGCGGCAAGAAGCTGCTGCTGGCGGCGCCGCGCGGCTACTGCGCCGGCGTGGACCGGGCGGTGGACGCCGTGGAGCAGGCCCTGGCCCACTACGGCGCCCCCATCTACGTGCGCAAGGAGATCGTCCACAACAAGTACGTGGTGGAGGCCCTCTCCAAGCGCGGGGCCGTGTTCGTCTCGGAGACCGACGAGGTGCCGGAGGGGGAGCGGGTGGTCTTCTCCGCCCACGGTGTCTCCCCGGCCGTGCACGAGCAGGCGGCGGCCAGGCGGCTGGCCACGATTGACGCGACCTGCCCCCTGGTCACCAAGGTGCACAAGCAGGCGGTGCGTTTCGCCAAGGAGGACTACGACATCATCCTGGTGGGGCACACCGGCCATGAGGAGGTGGAGGGCACCCAGGGGGAGGCCCCGGACCACATCCAGGTGGTCAACGGGCCCCATGAGGTGGACCAGGTGACTGTGCGTGACCCGCACAAGGTCGTGTGGATCAGCCAGACCACCTTGAGCGTGGACGAGACCTTGGAGACGGTGCGGCTGCTGCGAGAGCGCTTCCCGCACCTGACCGACCCGCCCGGTGACGACATCTGCTACGCCACCCAGAACCGCCAGGCGGCGGTGAAGGTGCTGGCACCCCGCTGCGACGTGGTGATCGTGGTGGGCTCCGGCAACTCCTCCAACTCGGTGCGCCTCAAGGAGGTCGCCTTGGAGGCGGGGGCGGGGGCCGCCCATCGGGTGGACTACGCCAGCGAGATCGACCCGGCCTGGCTGGAGGGGGCCCGCACGGTGGGGCTGACCAGCGGCGCCTCGGTGCCGGAGATCCTGGTGCGTGAGGTCGTTGAGAGGTTGGGTGAGCTGGGCTTCACTGATGTGGAGGAGGTGGTGACGGCCACCGAGAAGATCGCCTTCTCCCTGCCTAAGAACCTGCGGGCGGACCTGATGGCCGCCTCCGGGGGTGTGGCCCCTGAGCACGGTCGCCGGGAGGTGCGGGCGGACCACACCTGCTGA
- the xseA gene encoding exodeoxyribonuclease VII large subunit: MTATSPTPPANGPALPRLARDTTAEHPWPLRVLSTKIGEYVDKMTGVWVEGQVVQFNRRPGSGMQYLTLRDPEEDMSMSVSLFTRELAAIEQRTGAPLQQGARVVVHARPRFWTRRGSLDLRADDIRPVGVGDLLARIEQLRRVLAAEGLFDAERKRPLPFLPRQVGLVCGRNAKAKDDVLVNARLRWPGLPFHVREVAVQGTAAVHEVSAAIRELDADPTVDVIVVTRGGGAVEDLLPFSDEGLVRTAAQCRTPLVSAIGHETDCPLLDLVADYRASTPTDAARRIVPDLAEETERLDSARERLRANLNARLEAEQRQLDQLRARPVMTEPSLMLRDRFTELAQQRERLSRALDNRISLARAQLAAEQARLTALSPQAVLDRGYAILRLPGRKILRSAQDVKKGDLLEGVLASGRLVAQVVGATKPPTPTGTTGPTGPTGTRA, encoded by the coding sequence GTGACAGCCACCAGCCCAACGCCCCCAGCCAACGGCCCGGCCCTGCCGCGGCTCGCCCGGGACACCACCGCGGAGCACCCCTGGCCACTGCGCGTGCTGTCCACCAAGATCGGCGAGTACGTGGACAAGATGACCGGCGTGTGGGTGGAGGGCCAGGTGGTGCAGTTCAACCGGCGGCCCGGCTCCGGCATGCAGTACCTGACCCTGCGGGACCCGGAGGAGGACATGTCCATGTCCGTGTCCCTGTTCACCCGTGAGCTGGCGGCCATCGAGCAGCGCACGGGGGCGCCGCTGCAGCAGGGTGCCCGGGTGGTCGTGCACGCCAGGCCCCGCTTCTGGACGCGGCGCGGCAGCCTGGACCTGCGCGCTGACGACATCCGCCCGGTAGGCGTGGGCGACCTGCTGGCCCGTATCGAGCAGCTGCGGCGGGTGCTGGCCGCCGAGGGCCTGTTCGACGCCGAGCGCAAGCGGCCCCTGCCCTTCCTGCCCCGCCAGGTGGGTCTGGTGTGCGGCCGCAATGCCAAGGCCAAGGACGACGTGCTCGTCAACGCCCGCCTGCGCTGGCCCGGGCTGCCCTTCCATGTGCGGGAGGTGGCGGTGCAGGGCACGGCCGCCGTCCACGAGGTCAGTGCCGCTATCCGGGAGCTGGACGCCGACCCCACGGTGGACGTGATCGTGGTGACCCGGGGCGGGGGCGCGGTGGAGGACCTGCTGCCCTTCTCCGACGAGGGCCTGGTGCGCACCGCCGCCCAGTGCCGCACGCCGCTGGTCTCCGCAATCGGGCACGAGACCGACTGCCCGCTGCTGGACCTGGTGGCCGACTACCGGGCCTCCACCCCCACCGACGCCGCCCGCCGGATCGTGCCGGACCTGGCCGAGGAGACCGAGCGCCTGGACTCGGCCCGCGAGCGCCTGCGCGCCAACCTGAATGCGCGCCTAGAGGCCGAGCAGCGCCAGCTCGACCAGCTGCGGGCCCGCCCGGTCATGACCGAGCCTTCACTGATGCTGCGCGACCGCTTCACCGAGCTCGCGCAGCAGCGGGAGCGTCTGAGCCGCGCCCTGGACAACAGGATCAGCCTGGCCCGGGCCCAGCTGGCGGCGGAGCAGGCGCGGCTCACGGCCTTGTCCCCCCAGGCAGTGCTGGACCGGGGCTACGCGATCCTGCGCCTGCCCGGCAGGAAGATCCTAAGGAGCGCGCAGGACGTGAAGAAGGGGGACCTGCTGGAAGGGGTGCTGGCCTCAGGCCGCCTGGTGGCCCAGGTGGTGGGGGCCACCAAGCCCCCCACGCCTACCGGGACCACCGGGCCTACCGGGCCCACCGGGACTCGTGCCTGA
- a CDS encoding exodeoxyribonuclease VII small subunit — MGMSAQTPQTPPAGLSNAADGSANDDVATMSYERAREELVGVVQRLEAGQVPLEESLALWERGEALAARCQGWLDQARARLEAVAQDSAPADV, encoded by the coding sequence ATGGGCATGAGTGCACAGACCCCTCAGACACCTCCGGCGGGCCTCAGCAACGCCGCTGACGGCTCCGCCAACGACGACGTCGCCACCATGAGCTATGAGCGAGCCCGGGAGGAGCTGGTTGGCGTGGTCCAGCGGCTAGAGGCCGGGCAGGTCCCCCTGGAGGAGTCCCTGGCCCTGTGGGAACGGGGCGAGGCCCTGGCCGCCCGCTGCCAGGGCTGGCTGGACCAGGCCCGCGCCCGCCTGGAGGCCGTGGCCCAGGACAGTGCTCCCGCCGACGTCTGA